Proteins encoded in a region of the Leifsonia sp. PS1209 genome:
- the topA gene encoding type I DNA topoisomerase: MSDTKKLVIVESPNKVKSIAQYLGDGYEVMASVGHIRDLIEPKNLPPELKKGSLGKFSVDVEKGFEPYYVVSDQKKKTVADLKRALKNADELLLATDEDREGEAIAWHLIEVLQPKVPVKRMVFHEITKEAIEKARDNTREIDTALVDAQETRRILDRLYGYEVSPVLWRKVGPGLSAGRVQSAATRLVVDRERERLAFVPASYWGLTAHFTPEEANGFEARLARLSGERVATGRDFDDHGKLTSNARTLDEETATSLAAAISQPSTVVTVGKVDSKPYSRRPAAPFTTSTMQQEAARKLRFSAKQTMSVAQSLYESGYITYMRTDSASLSQQATNAARTQAAKLYGPETVPDKPRTYASKSKNAQEAHEAIRPSGEVFRTPAELEKVLRGNEFRLYDLIWKRTVASQMADAKGQTASVTVETKITEGVHDGTVGEFTASGTVITFRGFLNAYEESKDEERNSSDSADAKLPPLQVGQELHVQDVEADGHETTPPPRYTEASLVKALEELGIGRPSTFASIISTIVDRGYVTPRGQALVPSWVAFSVVRLLEDYFGDLVQYDFTAEMEDDLDRIADGEAERVDWLNSFYFGSDKHTGLRRVIDNMGEIDARSINSIAIDDDVTLRIGKYGPYLEVAEEGAAEGATPRRVNIPPELAPDELTPAKAHELIEAPVLTDRVLGVNPENGKNIVAKDGRFGPYVTEIDPEEAAAETVDQATGEVVAAPAKKPAKKAAAAKPRTASLFKSMDLATLDLDTALQLLDLPRTVGIDPESGEEIQAQNGRYGAYLKKGTDTRSLTNEDDIFGIDLAGALELFAQPKYGNRRASSALKEFDADPVSGKAIKVKDGRFGPYVTDGETNATIPRGETVDEVDFERAVQLLADKRAKGPAKKAPAKKAPAKKAPAKKPAAKTTAAKTTAAKTTAAKTTTTRKAAATKPAAE, translated from the coding sequence GTGTCTGACACGAAGAAACTCGTCATCGTCGAGTCACCGAACAAGGTGAAGTCGATCGCTCAGTATCTGGGTGACGGCTACGAGGTGATGGCATCCGTCGGACACATCCGCGACCTCATCGAGCCCAAGAACCTTCCGCCCGAGCTCAAGAAGGGCTCGCTCGGCAAGTTCTCCGTCGACGTCGAGAAGGGCTTCGAGCCCTACTACGTGGTCTCCGACCAGAAGAAGAAGACCGTCGCCGACCTCAAGCGGGCGCTCAAGAACGCCGACGAACTCCTCCTCGCAACGGATGAGGACCGCGAAGGAGAGGCCATCGCGTGGCACCTCATCGAGGTGCTGCAGCCGAAGGTCCCCGTGAAGCGGATGGTGTTCCACGAGATCACCAAAGAAGCCATCGAGAAGGCACGGGACAACACCAGAGAGATCGACACCGCGCTGGTCGACGCCCAGGAGACCAGGCGCATCCTGGACCGGCTGTACGGGTACGAGGTCTCGCCCGTGCTGTGGCGCAAGGTCGGCCCTGGACTGTCCGCCGGGCGTGTTCAGTCCGCCGCGACCAGGCTCGTCGTCGACAGGGAGCGCGAGCGTCTCGCGTTCGTCCCTGCCTCGTACTGGGGCCTGACCGCACACTTCACGCCGGAAGAGGCGAACGGTTTCGAGGCCAGGCTCGCCCGGCTGTCCGGCGAGCGCGTCGCCACAGGGCGCGACTTCGACGACCACGGAAAGCTCACGTCCAACGCGCGCACCCTGGACGAGGAGACCGCGACCAGCCTCGCCGCCGCCATCTCGCAGCCGAGCACCGTCGTCACGGTCGGCAAGGTCGACTCCAAGCCGTACTCCCGCCGCCCGGCCGCGCCGTTCACCACGTCGACCATGCAGCAGGAGGCCGCGCGCAAGCTGCGCTTCTCCGCGAAGCAGACGATGAGCGTCGCACAGTCGCTGTACGAGAGCGGCTACATCACCTATATGCGAACCGACTCCGCTTCGCTCTCCCAGCAGGCCACCAACGCGGCCCGCACCCAGGCCGCCAAGCTCTACGGACCGGAGACGGTTCCTGACAAGCCGCGCACATACGCCTCGAAGAGCAAGAACGCCCAGGAGGCGCACGAGGCGATCCGCCCGTCCGGTGAGGTCTTCCGCACGCCCGCCGAGCTCGAGAAGGTGCTCCGCGGCAACGAGTTCCGCCTGTACGACCTGATCTGGAAGCGCACCGTCGCCTCGCAGATGGCCGATGCCAAGGGACAGACCGCCTCCGTCACGGTCGAGACGAAGATCACCGAGGGCGTCCACGACGGCACCGTCGGCGAGTTCACCGCGAGCGGCACCGTCATCACGTTCCGCGGCTTCCTCAACGCATACGAGGAGAGCAAGGACGAAGAGCGCAACTCGTCCGATTCCGCCGACGCCAAGCTGCCTCCGCTGCAGGTCGGCCAGGAGCTGCACGTCCAGGATGTGGAGGCCGACGGCCACGAGACCACCCCGCCGCCGCGCTACACGGAGGCCAGCCTCGTCAAGGCGCTCGAAGAGCTGGGCATCGGCCGGCCGTCGACGTTCGCGAGCATCATCTCCACGATCGTCGACCGCGGGTACGTCACGCCCCGCGGCCAGGCACTCGTCCCGAGCTGGGTGGCGTTCTCCGTCGTCCGGCTGCTGGAGGACTACTTCGGTGACCTGGTGCAGTACGACTTCACCGCCGAGATGGAAGACGACCTCGACCGCATCGCCGACGGCGAGGCCGAGCGCGTCGACTGGCTGAACAGCTTCTACTTCGGCAGCGACAAGCACACCGGCCTGCGCCGCGTCATCGACAACATGGGTGAGATCGACGCGCGCAGCATCAACTCGATCGCCATCGACGACGACGTGACGCTGCGGATCGGCAAGTACGGCCCATATCTCGAAGTCGCCGAAGAAGGCGCGGCAGAAGGGGCAACGCCCCGCCGGGTGAACATCCCGCCGGAGCTCGCCCCCGACGAGCTGACGCCCGCGAAGGCGCACGAGCTCATCGAAGCGCCCGTCCTCACCGACCGTGTCCTCGGCGTGAACCCCGAGAACGGCAAGAACATCGTCGCGAAAGACGGCCGGTTCGGGCCGTACGTGACCGAGATCGACCCGGAAGAGGCCGCTGCGGAGACCGTCGACCAGGCCACGGGAGAAGTCGTCGCCGCTCCGGCCAAGAAGCCGGCGAAGAAGGCAGCGGCCGCGAAGCCGCGCACGGCGTCCCTGTTCAAGTCGATGGATCTCGCGACCCTCGACCTCGACACCGCCCTGCAGCTGCTCGACCTGCCGCGCACGGTCGGGATCGACCCCGAGAGCGGGGAAGAGATCCAGGCCCAGAACGGACGGTACGGCGCATACCTCAAGAAGGGCACGGACACCCGTTCGCTGACCAACGAGGACGACATCTTCGGCATCGACCTGGCGGGGGCGCTCGAATTGTTCGCGCAGCCCAAGTACGGCAACCGCCGGGCGTCGAGCGCGCTCAAGGAGTTCGACGCCGACCCCGTCAGCGGCAAGGCGATCAAGGTCAAGGACGGCCGGTTCGGCCCGTACGTGACCGACGGCGAGACGAACGCGACCATCCCGCGCGGCGAGACGGTCGACGAGGTCGACTTCGAGCGGGCCGTGCAGCTGCTCGCTGACAAGCGCGCGAAGGGTCCGGCGAAGAAGGCGCCCGCCAAAAAGGCTCCGGCCAAGAAGGCGCCCGCGAAGAAGCCTGCGGCGAAGACCACGGCGGCGAAGACGACCGCGGCGAAGACGACAGCAGCCAAGACCACCACCACACGCAAGGCGGCGGCCACGAAACCGGCAGCGGAGTGA
- the tmk gene encoding dTMP kinase, producing the protein MSTVDTHPERRGLFITIEGGDGTGKSTQAKLIEEWLAARGRTVVRTREPGGTEVGVEIREIVLHHRGDIAARAEALLYAADRAHHIETFVRPALARGEVVLQDRYLDSSVAYQGAGRVLDPKEIRDLSLWAAQGLLPDLTILLDLDESTARQRLDSSRTRYDRLEAEKSDFHARVRAAYLGLAEAEPERFLVVDASRPVDEIAADIRARLEPYV; encoded by the coding sequence GTGAGCACGGTCGACACGCATCCGGAACGTCGCGGGCTCTTCATCACCATCGAGGGCGGCGACGGCACGGGCAAGTCAACGCAGGCGAAGCTGATCGAGGAGTGGCTGGCCGCGCGCGGCCGCACCGTCGTGCGCACCCGTGAGCCGGGTGGCACGGAGGTGGGCGTCGAGATCCGCGAGATCGTGCTGCACCACCGGGGCGACATCGCCGCGCGCGCGGAAGCCCTCCTCTACGCGGCCGACCGGGCGCACCACATCGAGACCTTCGTGCGGCCGGCGCTCGCGCGCGGAGAGGTGGTCCTGCAGGACCGCTACCTCGACTCCTCCGTCGCGTACCAGGGCGCAGGCCGGGTGCTCGACCCGAAGGAGATCCGCGACCTGTCGCTGTGGGCGGCGCAAGGACTCCTGCCCGACCTGACGATCCTCCTCGACCTCGACGAGTCCACCGCCAGGCAGCGGCTCGACTCCTCGCGCACCCGCTACGACAGGCTCGAGGCAGAGAAGTCCGACTTCCACGCCCGCGTGCGCGCCGCATACCTCGGTCTGGCCGAGGCGGAGCCCGAGCGGTTCCTGGTGGTGGATGCGTCGCGTCCCGTCGACGAGATCGCCGCGGACATCCGCGCCAGGCTCGAACCGTACGTGTGA
- a CDS encoding Rv3654c family TadE-like protein, whose protein sequence is MGELERRDTTRRPGAEARSRRRRLSARIRSDRGAASVLAVAVIGVVICSGTVAVALGGAFAARRVAAAGADAAALAAADVASGLKPGSPCQAAESVAAANAAQLLSCELEGVVAIVETSVSYLGLPARASARAGPPGTP, encoded by the coding sequence ATGGGTGAGCTAGAGCGCCGAGACACCACGCGCCGCCCGGGCGCCGAGGCGCGGTCACGCAGACGCCGGCTGAGTGCACGTATCCGGAGCGACCGCGGAGCGGCCAGTGTGCTCGCCGTCGCGGTGATCGGGGTGGTCATTTGCTCCGGCACCGTGGCCGTCGCGCTCGGCGGGGCGTTCGCAGCGCGGCGCGTGGCGGCAGCAGGGGCGGATGCTGCGGCGCTCGCCGCGGCGGATGTGGCGTCCGGGCTCAAGCCGGGCAGTCCCTGTCAGGCGGCGGAGAGCGTCGCGGCGGCCAACGCCGCGCAGCTGCTGTCGTGCGAGCTGGAGGGTGTCGTCGCCATCGTCGAGACCTCAGTCTCCTATCTCGGGTTGCCGGCGCGCGCTTCGGCCCGTGCGGGTCCGCCGGGGACGCCGTGA
- a CDS encoding PKD domain-containing protein: MSIFRTSRSRGLGIAASVVTAIGLVFGGLVIAGPANADTMPPDPTNPATPPTVGADALPTTQIDGVAWAQTVVGNTVYVAGKFSTARPAGSPAGSNTTPRSNLLAYNITTGALITSFNVPLNAQALAVAATPDGSRVYVGGDFTTAGGGNYYRIVAISTATGQIVSSFRPIMESQVRALAATNTAVYAGGTFSSVNGTSRGYIAKIDASNGSLMTGWTASADYVVDALAVSPDGSKVYAGGRFKNVNGSAHYGLAMLTGTTGTALPFPANSVVRDAGTQAGITTLVATADRIYGAGYVFGSGGNLEGSFAADANSGALIWLEDCHGDTYSVYPLGDALYAVGHPHDCRNVGGYPETNPRTFHHSIAFSKARTGTLTNDGNRSYFNFSGQPSPTLLNWFPDYVTGSYTGQGQAAWSLAGNSQYLAVGGEFPFVNGVAQYGLTRYAFDSVVRSKVGPNNNTAATPNATSPAAGQARITWTSTYDQDNTNLNYKLVRDGNTASPVYQTNQLSTFWNRPAMGFTDSGLAGGSQHTYRLYVTDPDGNQINRTGNTVTIAGGGANQNPVASFVVTPNGLSVSVDGSASSDPDGSIASYAWTFGDGGTATGATAGHTYAAAGTYTVALTVTDNRGGQASTSKSVTVTAATGSTVARDAFERSVASGWGTADVGGAWTGAGVTSAYTVASGTGQMIVPAGNTKTETLNAVSSNRTDTTVTFTTDVASSGGGIFVSAIGRQVGSVGYEGRAWISSSGAVQVQLLQSGNTLQAVPVSGLTYSAGQQLSLRVQVFGTSPTTVRAKLWPAIQAEPAAWQASVTDATAALQANGAVGLRVYVSAAATLTPVTTRFDNYAVAVVP, from the coding sequence ATGAGCATTTTCCGCACGTCCAGGTCCCGAGGTCTCGGTATCGCCGCGTCCGTCGTGACGGCGATCGGTCTCGTCTTCGGAGGGCTGGTGATCGCCGGCCCGGCCAACGCGGACACCATGCCTCCCGACCCGACCAATCCGGCCACGCCGCCGACCGTCGGGGCGGATGCGCTGCCGACGACGCAGATCGACGGCGTCGCCTGGGCGCAGACCGTCGTCGGGAACACCGTCTACGTCGCCGGCAAGTTCAGCACCGCGCGCCCCGCAGGGTCGCCGGCCGGGTCGAACACGACTCCGCGAAGCAACCTGCTCGCGTACAACATCACCACCGGCGCGCTCATCACCTCCTTCAACGTGCCGCTGAACGCGCAGGCGCTGGCTGTCGCGGCAACACCGGACGGGAGCCGCGTGTACGTCGGTGGCGACTTCACCACGGCGGGTGGGGGCAACTACTACCGCATCGTGGCGATCAGCACGGCGACCGGACAGATCGTCAGCTCGTTCCGGCCGATCATGGAGAGCCAGGTCCGCGCGCTCGCTGCGACCAACACGGCGGTCTACGCGGGAGGCACGTTCTCGAGCGTGAACGGCACGAGCCGGGGCTACATTGCCAAGATCGACGCATCCAACGGCTCGTTGATGACCGGCTGGACCGCGAGCGCCGACTACGTCGTGGATGCGCTGGCCGTCAGCCCGGACGGCAGCAAAGTGTATGCGGGCGGCCGCTTCAAGAACGTGAACGGCAGCGCCCACTACGGCCTGGCCATGCTCACGGGGACGACAGGGACCGCCCTGCCCTTCCCCGCCAACAGCGTGGTCAGGGATGCGGGAACGCAGGCCGGGATCACCACCCTGGTCGCGACAGCCGACCGCATCTACGGCGCCGGGTACGTGTTCGGTTCCGGCGGCAATCTGGAGGGCAGTTTCGCGGCCGACGCGAACTCGGGAGCCCTCATCTGGCTGGAGGATTGCCACGGCGACACGTACTCGGTCTACCCGCTCGGTGACGCGCTCTACGCCGTCGGCCATCCGCACGACTGCCGGAACGTCGGCGGATACCCGGAGACCAACCCGCGCACCTTCCACCACTCCATCGCGTTCTCGAAGGCGAGGACGGGCACGCTCACGAACGACGGCAACCGCAGCTACTTCAACTTCAGCGGCCAGCCGTCGCCGACGCTGCTGAACTGGTTCCCCGACTACGTGACCGGTTCGTACACCGGCCAGGGGCAGGCCGCGTGGAGCCTGGCGGGCAACAGTCAGTACCTCGCGGTCGGTGGTGAATTCCCGTTCGTCAACGGTGTCGCCCAGTATGGGCTCACCCGGTACGCGTTCGACAGCGTCGTGCGCAGCAAGGTCGGGCCGAACAACAACACCGCCGCCACGCCGAACGCCACCTCGCCCGCCGCAGGGCAGGCCAGGATCACCTGGACATCGACGTACGACCAGGACAACACCAACCTGAACTACAAGCTCGTCCGCGACGGCAACACCGCCAGCCCCGTCTACCAGACCAACCAGCTGTCGACGTTCTGGAACCGTCCGGCGATGGGCTTCACCGACAGTGGGCTCGCCGGGGGCAGCCAGCACACCTATCGCCTCTATGTGACGGATCCGGACGGCAACCAGATCAACCGCACGGGCAACACGGTGACCATCGCGGGCGGAGGAGCGAACCAGAACCCGGTCGCGTCGTTCGTGGTGACGCCGAACGGGCTGTCCGTGTCCGTCGACGGCAGCGCATCCAGTGATCCGGATGGCTCCATCGCCTCGTACGCGTGGACGTTCGGCGACGGAGGCACGGCGACGGGCGCCACGGCAGGCCACACCTACGCTGCCGCCGGCACGTACACGGTCGCCCTCACGGTGACGGACAACAGGGGCGGCCAGGCCAGCACCTCCAAGTCGGTGACGGTCACGGCGGCAACCGGCAGCACGGTGGCACGGGATGCGTTCGAACGGTCGGTCGCGAGCGGCTGGGGCACCGCGGATGTCGGCGGCGCCTGGACGGGCGCGGGGGTCACCTCCGCGTACACCGTCGCCTCCGGGACCGGGCAGATGATCGTGCCGGCCGGGAACACCAAGACGGAGACGCTGAACGCGGTGTCGTCGAACAGGACGGACACGACGGTGACCTTCACCACCGATGTCGCGTCGTCGGGTGGCGGGATCTTCGTCTCCGCCATCGGACGCCAGGTCGGTTCCGTCGGCTACGAGGGCCGCGCTTGGATCAGCTCGAGCGGGGCCGTGCAGGTGCAGCTGCTGCAGAGCGGCAACACCCTGCAGGCCGTGCCGGTCTCCGGGCTGACATACTCGGCGGGCCAGCAGCTCTCGCTGCGCGTCCAGGTGTTCGGCACGTCGCCGACCACCGTGCGTGCGAAGCTCTGGCCGGCCATCCAGGCCGAGCCCGCCGCCTGGCAGGCGAGCGTGACGGACGCGACCGCCGCCCTCCAGGCGAACGGCGCCGTCGGCCTGCGCGTGTACGTGTCGGCGGCGGCGACGCTCACCCCGGTGACCACCCGGTTCGACAACTACGCTGTGGCGGTCGTTCCGTGA
- a CDS encoding TadE family type IV pilus minor pilin encodes MTAEFAVALPAVLACLALCLGAVQAVTQQSRLVDAAAQSARMLARGDDPADTARRMANAELTVEREGGMVCARATSASAVTGLGALGLAVSARACALDD; translated from the coding sequence GTGACCGCCGAGTTCGCGGTGGCGCTTCCCGCCGTGCTCGCCTGCCTCGCCCTGTGCCTCGGCGCCGTGCAGGCGGTGACCCAGCAGTCGCGACTGGTGGATGCGGCCGCCCAGTCCGCCCGGATGCTCGCCCGGGGCGACGACCCCGCAGACACCGCGCGCCGGATGGCCAACGCGGAACTGACCGTCGAGCGCGAGGGCGGAATGGTCTGCGCGCGAGCGACCAGCGCGAGCGCGGTCACCGGCCTCGGAGCCCTCGGGCTGGCCGTCTCGGCGAGGGCGTGCGCGCTCGATGACTAG
- a CDS encoding TetR family transcriptional regulator: protein MSMVQEELGLRERKRLATRRAIQLAALELASERGFDRVTIDEISHAANVSPRTFFNYFPSKESAIIGELPELPDEERIERFIDAGPDEPILDGISELLIAAIDTIELTDGDPGGAEPADATRSVHELHALRRALLKDNPELFAQRMASMHQFEDALSAIVQRRLAHDDPELADEHEALHQRARLVTYVSFAGMRHAWSCWADHGGVEPLADRLRSSFAQLQALGTQVR from the coding sequence ATGAGCATGGTGCAGGAGGAACTCGGACTCCGCGAGCGGAAGCGCCTGGCGACCAGGCGCGCGATCCAGCTGGCCGCCCTCGAACTCGCCAGCGAGCGCGGTTTCGACCGGGTGACCATCGACGAGATCAGCCACGCGGCGAACGTGTCTCCACGGACGTTCTTCAACTACTTCCCGTCGAAGGAGTCCGCCATCATCGGCGAGCTCCCCGAGCTGCCGGATGAGGAGCGCATCGAACGCTTCATCGACGCCGGGCCGGACGAGCCCATCCTCGACGGCATCAGCGAACTCCTGATCGCGGCGATCGACACGATCGAACTCACCGACGGCGATCCAGGGGGAGCAGAGCCGGCGGACGCCACCAGGAGCGTTCACGAGCTCCACGCGCTCCGCAGGGCCCTCCTCAAAGACAACCCGGAGCTCTTCGCCCAGCGCATGGCGAGCATGCACCAATTCGAAGACGCTCTCAGCGCCATCGTGCAGCGCCGCCTCGCCCACGACGATCCCGAGCTCGCTGACGAGCACGAAGCGCTGCACCAGCGCGCCAGGCTCGTCACGTACGTCTCCTTCGCCGGGATGCGCCACGCCTGGTCGTGCTGGGCGGACCACGGAGGCGTCGAGCCGCTGGCCGACCGCCTCCGCAGCTCGTTCGCGCAGCTGCAGGCGCTCGGCACCCAGGTGCGCTGA
- a CDS encoding DUF4244 domain-containing protein, which translates to MTGFISRVIREERGSATAEYAVATMGAVGFAGLLVVLLRGDEVKAILTDLVTRALTTGV; encoded by the coding sequence ATGACGGGATTCATCTCACGGGTCATCCGGGAGGAACGAGGGTCGGCGACGGCCGAATACGCGGTGGCGACGATGGGGGCGGTCGGCTTCGCCGGGCTGCTGGTGGTGTTGCTGCGTGGCGACGAGGTCAAGGCCATCCTCACCGACCTGGTGACACGTGCACTCACGACCGGCGTCTGA
- a CDS encoding alpha/beta hydrolase: protein MTTRQGRPAARPARSRARRSTRTALVAIAAVVALTLTGCVTWFIPAKTTQTSTPVAEQVAADLQPFYSQVLKWQSCASGKQCATAKAPLDWKKPSAGEIELALIRQTAKGTKQGSLLVNPGGPGGSGYDFVRDSVDYATDSTLQQHFDVVGFDPRGVGHSTAVKCYDAKQMDEYLYGITPGTRGSDEWIAENTTVSKDFGAACSTNTGSLLEHVDTVSAARDLDLLRAVLGDKKLDYLGYSYGTYLGAVYADLYPGKTGRLVLDGALDPAASNFDVTKVQAEGFESALRAYLKDCLAQKDCPFSGSVDDSMKTIGDLLSSVERSPIRNSDGRELGANTLVTAIIYPLYDATAWSYLSDMFTSVMKGSASTAFSLADAYNNRQSDGTYGDNSTEAFMAINCLDYTYDADPATMRAQAAQLAKDAPVIGPYMSYGDIGCANWPYTSTVERAPIAAKGSAPILVVGTTNDPATPYVWAKNLAGELENGHLLTYKGEGHTAYNKSNSCVNDAVDEFLVKGTIPEDGKTC from the coding sequence GTGACCACCCGCCAGGGCCGCCCAGCCGCTCGCCCCGCCCGGAGCCGAGCGCGCCGCAGCACCCGCACCGCGCTCGTCGCGATCGCCGCCGTCGTCGCCCTGACCCTCACCGGATGCGTCACCTGGTTCATCCCCGCCAAGACCACGCAGACCTCCACCCCCGTCGCCGAGCAGGTCGCCGCCGACCTGCAGCCGTTCTACAGCCAGGTGCTGAAGTGGCAGAGCTGCGCCTCCGGCAAGCAGTGCGCGACGGCCAAAGCGCCCCTGGACTGGAAGAAGCCGTCGGCGGGCGAGATCGAGCTCGCGCTCATCCGGCAGACCGCCAAGGGCACGAAGCAGGGATCGCTGCTGGTGAACCCCGGCGGTCCTGGTGGTTCCGGCTACGACTTCGTCAGGGACTCCGTCGACTACGCGACGGACAGCACGCTGCAGCAGCACTTCGACGTGGTCGGCTTCGACCCGCGGGGCGTCGGGCACTCGACCGCCGTGAAGTGCTACGACGCTAAGCAGATGGACGAATACCTGTACGGCATCACGCCGGGCACGCGCGGCTCGGACGAGTGGATCGCGGAGAACACGACGGTGTCGAAAGACTTCGGCGCCGCCTGCTCGACCAACACCGGATCGCTGCTGGAGCACGTCGACACCGTCAGCGCCGCGCGCGACCTCGACCTGCTGCGCGCCGTGCTGGGCGACAAGAAGCTCGACTACCTCGGATACTCGTACGGCACATACCTCGGCGCGGTCTACGCCGACCTCTATCCCGGTAAGACCGGCCGCCTCGTCCTCGACGGAGCGCTCGACCCCGCCGCGAGCAACTTCGACGTGACCAAGGTGCAGGCCGAAGGCTTCGAGAGCGCGCTGCGCGCATACCTCAAAGACTGTCTCGCGCAGAAGGACTGCCCGTTCAGCGGCTCGGTCGACGACTCGATGAAGACCATCGGCGACCTGCTCTCCTCGGTCGAGCGCAGCCCCATCCGCAACTCGGACGGGCGGGAACTCGGCGCGAACACGCTCGTCACCGCGATCATCTACCCGCTCTACGACGCGACGGCGTGGTCGTACCTGAGCGACATGTTCACCTCGGTGATGAAGGGGAGCGCATCCACCGCCTTCTCGCTGGCGGACGCATACAACAACAGGCAGAGCGACGGGACGTACGGGGACAACTCCACCGAGGCGTTCATGGCGATCAACTGCCTCGACTACACCTACGACGCCGACCCGGCGACGATGCGCGCGCAGGCGGCCCAGCTCGCGAAGGACGCGCCGGTGATCGGCCCGTACATGTCCTACGGCGACATCGGATGCGCGAACTGGCCGTACACCTCGACCGTCGAGCGTGCTCCGATCGCCGCGAAGGGCTCCGCACCCATCCTGGTCGTCGGCACCACGAACGACCCGGCGACCCCGTACGTGTGGGCCAAGAACCTCGCGGGCGAGCTCGAGAACGGGCACCTGCTCACCTACAAGGGCGAGGGCCACACGGCGTACAACAAGTCCAACTCGTGCGTGAACGACGCCGTCGACGAATTCCTCGTCAAGGGCACCATCCCGGAGGACGGGAAGACCTGTTGA
- a CDS encoding DNA polymerase III subunit delta' yields the protein MAVWDDLTGQDDAIAIFKAAAAGGSAPSASIVAVAEGGAAGSATAPGSTSGSPTGRSMTHSWLITGPPGSGRSNLAFAFATALLSPGTPEGDLATQRQVEARTHPDLAVLSTERVIISIEEVRTLVASSQFSPSVGRYRVMIIEDADRMSERTSNVLLKALEEPPERTVWILCAPSDADLIPTIRSRVRTVRLRVPSVSDVASLIERRDGVDPVTAERAARHAQSHIGMAHRLATNDEARRRREETLERVLRIRSVSDAVITAASLLEIAGADAKAITEERDAEEREHALRSLGIEPGGTIPPALRSQLRQLEEDQKRRATRSLRDGIDRILVDLLSLYRDVMMLQLGSGSELVNLELRDRLEALSTHTSPAATLAAMDAIATARQRIDGNVAPALAIEAMLTTILRGGAARKGNDQ from the coding sequence ATGGCAGTGTGGGATGACCTGACGGGTCAGGACGACGCCATCGCCATCTTCAAAGCCGCAGCGGCGGGAGGGTCTGCGCCCAGCGCATCCATTGTCGCCGTCGCTGAAGGAGGCGCCGCAGGGTCCGCGACGGCTCCAGGCTCCACGTCCGGCTCGCCGACCGGACGGAGCATGACGCACTCCTGGCTGATCACCGGGCCGCCCGGCTCCGGGAGGTCCAACCTCGCGTTCGCCTTCGCGACCGCGCTGCTCAGCCCCGGCACCCCGGAGGGCGACCTGGCGACACAGCGCCAGGTGGAGGCGCGCACGCACCCCGACCTCGCTGTGCTCAGCACCGAACGGGTCATCATCTCCATCGAGGAGGTGCGCACGCTGGTCGCCAGCTCGCAGTTCTCCCCGTCCGTCGGCCGGTATCGCGTGATGATCATCGAAGACGCCGACCGGATGAGCGAGCGCACGTCGAACGTGCTCCTCAAAGCTCTGGAGGAGCCGCCGGAGCGCACCGTCTGGATCCTCTGCGCGCCCAGCGACGCCGACCTGATCCCGACCATCCGGTCGCGGGTCCGCACCGTGCGGCTGCGCGTTCCGAGCGTGTCCGATGTCGCGTCCCTCATCGAGCGCCGTGACGGCGTCGACCCCGTGACGGCCGAACGGGCGGCCAGGCACGCGCAGAGCCACATCGGCATGGCGCACCGGCTCGCGACCAACGACGAGGCCAGACGCAGGCGCGAGGAGACCCTGGAGCGCGTGCTGCGCATCCGGTCGGTCTCCGACGCCGTGATCACGGCGGCGAGCCTGCTCGAGATCGCCGGCGCAGACGCGAAGGCGATCACCGAGGAACGGGATGCGGAGGAACGCGAGCACGCGCTGCGCTCGCTCGGCATCGAACCGGGTGGCACCATCCCTCCCGCGCTGCGCTCGCAGCTCCGGCAGCTCGAGGAGGACCAGAAACGGCGGGCGACGCGCAGCCTCCGTGACGGCATCGACCGCATCCTGGTCGACCTGCTCTCGCTGTATCGGGACGTGATGATGCTGCAGCTCGGCAGCGGGAGCGAGCTCGTGAACCTCGAACTGCGCGACCGGCTGGAGGCTCTCAGCACTCACACGAGTCCCGCAGCTACGCTCGCCGCGATGGATGCGATCGCCACCGCCCGGCAGAGGATCGACGGGAACGTCGCGCCCGCGCTGGCGATCGAGGCCATGCTCACCACCATCCTGCGCGGCGGAGCCGCTCGAAAGGGGAACGACCAGTGA